The Amycolatopsis viridis genome window below encodes:
- a CDS encoding ParA family protein, whose product MHTVAVLSLKGGVGKTTVALGIASAALRRGTRTLVADLDPQGNATATLDPPYTEATLADVLAAPVREVLRRAVAPSAWSPEVDVLVGAEELELLNEPGPDDDKVGHLSRALDELHDRPLRGRPYELTILDCPPSLGRLTKSALVAADSAILVTEPTMYAVSGAQRALEAIERIRDEHNPELKAAGVLVNRLRPRSHEHQFRIAELRESFGTLVMPTAIPDRLAVQQAQGACSPIHEWHSPGAQEVALTFNMVLAKILRSTRAGRHRIDHDPGDHPAGRTARTADDARR is encoded by the coding sequence GTGCACACGGTCGCCGTACTCAGCCTCAAGGGTGGTGTCGGCAAAACCACCGTCGCGCTCGGCATTGCTTCGGCTGCGCTGCGTAGGGGAACGCGGACGCTGGTGGCCGATCTGGACCCGCAGGGCAACGCCACCGCCACCCTCGACCCGCCCTACACCGAGGCCACGCTGGCCGATGTGCTCGCCGCCCCGGTCCGCGAGGTGCTGCGCCGGGCCGTCGCGCCGAGCGCGTGGAGCCCCGAGGTGGACGTGCTGGTCGGAGCCGAGGAGCTGGAGCTGCTCAACGAGCCGGGGCCCGACGACGACAAGGTCGGCCACCTCTCCCGTGCCCTGGACGAGCTGCACGACCGCCCGCTGCGCGGCCGCCCGTACGAGCTGACGATCCTGGACTGCCCGCCCTCCCTCGGGCGGTTGACCAAGTCGGCGCTGGTCGCCGCCGACAGCGCGATCCTGGTGACCGAGCCGACGATGTACGCGGTGAGCGGCGCGCAGCGGGCGCTGGAGGCGATCGAGCGGATCCGCGACGAGCACAACCCGGAGCTGAAGGCGGCCGGGGTGCTGGTGAACCGGCTGCGGCCGCGCTCGCACGAGCACCAGTTCCGGATCGCCGAGCTGCGCGAGTCCTTCGGCACGTTGGTGATGCCCACCGCGATCCCGGACCGGCTGGCGGTGCAGCAGGCGCAGGGCGCGTGCAGCCCGATCCACGAGTGGCACTCCCCCGGTGCGCAGGAGGTCGCGCTGACCTTCAACATGGTGCTGGCCAAGATCCTCCGCTCGACCCGCGCCGGCCGGCACCGCATCGACCACGATCCGGGCGACCACCCGGCGGGCCGGACGGCGCGGACCGCGGACGATGCCCGAAGGTGA
- a CDS encoding DNA-formamidopyrimidine glycosylase family protein — protein sequence MPEGDTVFLAGQKVGRALTGRVLTRTDFRHPALATADLTGSTLLGVRTVGKHLFFRFSGGLSLHSHLKMDGAWEISRPGARWRHPAHHARVVLEAGGVQVVGFRVHDLELLPTAEESRLVGHLGPDLLDPQWSTEHEARAIAALAAEPARELGLALLDQRVMAGVGNLYKCEICFLLGVTPWTPVSEVDPAAAVRLARKLLLANAWRHEQSTTGDLTRGRRNWVYERTRQGCFRCGTRVQVAGQGRDPGDVQARPTWFCPRCQRGPSPQLHGRAVPDAR from the coding sequence ATGCCCGAAGGTGACACCGTCTTCCTGGCGGGCCAGAAGGTCGGCAGGGCGCTGACCGGCCGGGTGCTGACGCGCACCGACTTCCGGCACCCGGCGCTCGCCACGGCCGACCTGACCGGTTCGACGCTGCTCGGCGTGCGCACGGTCGGCAAGCACCTGTTCTTCCGCTTCTCCGGCGGGCTGAGCCTGCACAGCCACCTGAAGATGGACGGCGCGTGGGAGATCTCCCGGCCCGGCGCGCGCTGGCGGCACCCGGCCCACCACGCGCGGGTCGTGCTCGAGGCCGGCGGCGTGCAGGTGGTCGGGTTCCGGGTGCACGACCTGGAGCTGCTGCCCACCGCCGAGGAGTCCCGGCTGGTCGGGCACCTCGGGCCGGACCTGCTCGATCCACAGTGGAGCACCGAGCACGAGGCCCGCGCGATCGCAGCACTGGCCGCCGAACCGGCCCGCGAACTCGGCCTGGCGTTGCTCGACCAGCGGGTGATGGCCGGGGTGGGCAACCTCTACAAGTGCGAGATCTGTTTCCTGCTCGGCGTGACCCCGTGGACGCCGGTGTCCGAAGTGGACCCCGCTGCGGCGGTGCGGCTGGCGCGCAAGCTGCTGCTGGCCAACGCCTGGCGGCACGAACAGAGCACCACCGGCGACCTCACCCGCGGGCGCCGCAACTGGGTGTACGAGCGGACCAGGCAGGGTTGCTTCCGGTGCGGGACCCGGGTCCAGGTGGCCGGCCAGGGCCGGGATCCCGGCGACGTGCAGGCGCGGCCGACCTGGTTCTGCCCGCGGTGCCAGCGCGGGCCGTCGCCGCAGCTGCACGGTCGCGCGGTGCCGGACGCGCGGTAG
- a CDS encoding GNAT family N-acetyltransferase, with protein sequence MLQPAYPLKTARLILRPFAQSDLNALHSFQAHPDVTRYFFGEPRTRAATAAALRDKIARSTLTEPGEYLALAVELIDTGELIGDLTLRWVSNEHASGEIGVAIHPRHHGKGYAAEAVGELLRLGFDELGLHRIYGRCDSRQVASASLMEALGMQREAHLRENELVKGEWTDELVYAMLSSEWNRR encoded by the coding sequence GTGCTGCAGCCCGCGTACCCGCTGAAAACCGCACGGCTGATTCTCCGTCCGTTCGCGCAGTCGGACTTGAACGCACTCCATTCGTTCCAGGCCCACCCGGACGTGACGCGTTACTTCTTCGGGGAGCCGCGTACCCGGGCCGCGACCGCCGCCGCGCTCAGGGACAAGATCGCCCGCTCGACGCTGACCGAGCCCGGCGAGTACCTCGCCCTCGCCGTCGAACTGATCGACACCGGCGAACTGATCGGTGACCTCACGTTGCGCTGGGTCAGCAATGAGCACGCCAGCGGGGAGATCGGGGTTGCCATCCACCCCCGCCACCACGGCAAGGGCTACGCCGCGGAGGCGGTCGGCGAACTGCTCCGGCTCGGCTTCGACGAGCTGGGCCTGCACCGCATCTACGGGCGCTGCGACAGCCGCCAGGTTGCCTCGGCGTCCCTGATGGAGGCGCTCGGCATGCAGCGCGAGGCGCACCTGCGGGAGAACGAGCTCGTCAAGGGCGAATGGACCGACGAACTCGTCTACGCCATGCTGTCGTCGGAGTGGAATCGCCGCTGA
- a CDS encoding quinone-dependent dihydroorotate dehydrogenase encodes MLFDRLIRPTLYRLNGNDPERVHERTLSVLARLSDVPPALAVVRRRFAVADPVTLFGLRFANPVGLAAGMDKDGRALAAWPALGFGFVEVGTVTRLAQPGNPRPRLFTLPQSDAVINRMGFNNAGAAALAARLAAKGKPDIPLGVSIGKSKVTPLADAVADYQESLRALYPWADYFAINVSSPNTPGLRSLQDRSALAELLAELARTGGELAAAAGKPATPLLVKVAPDLTDEALAELLEVCDEHGVSGIIATNTTLRRDGLATAEAAVGAESGGLSGRPLTERAREVVRFVHKQTGGAVPIIGVGGISTADDAQRMLDAGASLIQVYTAFALHGPGLVHRLNRTLAGARSRENAEHTG; translated from the coding sequence GTGCTCTTCGACAGGCTGATCCGTCCCACGCTCTACCGGCTCAACGGCAACGACCCCGAGCGGGTGCACGAACGCACCCTGTCCGTCCTCGCGCGGCTGTCCGACGTCCCGCCCGCACTGGCCGTGGTCCGGCGCCGGTTCGCCGTCGCCGACCCGGTGACGCTGTTCGGGCTGCGCTTCGCCAATCCGGTCGGCCTGGCGGCCGGCATGGACAAGGACGGGCGCGCGCTCGCCGCGTGGCCCGCGCTGGGGTTCGGCTTCGTCGAGGTGGGCACGGTGACCAGGCTGGCGCAGCCCGGCAACCCCCGGCCGCGCCTGTTCACGCTGCCGCAGAGCGACGCCGTGATCAACCGCATGGGGTTCAACAACGCCGGTGCCGCCGCGCTCGCCGCGCGCCTGGCCGCCAAGGGAAAGCCGGACATCCCGCTGGGTGTGTCGATCGGCAAGTCCAAGGTGACACCGCTGGCGGACGCGGTCGCCGACTACCAGGAGTCGCTGCGGGCGCTGTACCCGTGGGCGGACTACTTCGCGATCAACGTCAGTTCCCCCAACACCCCCGGGCTGCGGTCGCTGCAGGACCGGTCGGCGCTGGCCGAGCTGCTCGCCGAGCTGGCGCGCACCGGCGGGGAGCTGGCCGCGGCGGCCGGGAAGCCGGCGACACCGCTGCTCGTCAAGGTCGCGCCCGACCTGACCGACGAGGCACTGGCGGAACTGCTGGAGGTGTGCGACGAGCACGGGGTGTCCGGGATCATCGCGACCAACACGACGCTGCGCCGGGACGGGCTGGCCACCGCCGAGGCCGCCGTGGGTGCGGAATCCGGCGGGCTGTCCGGGCGGCCGCTGACCGAGCGGGCGCGGGAGGTCGTGCGGTTCGTGCACAAGCAGACGGGTGGCGCGGTGCCCATCATCGGCGTCGGGGGCATCTCCACCGCCGACGACGCACAGCGGATGCTCGACGCCGGGGCCAGCCTCATCCAGGTCTACACCGCGTTCGCCCTGCACGGGCCCGGCCTGGTGCACCGCCTCAACCGGACGCTGGCCGGCGCCCGCTCACGCGAGAACGCCGAGCACACCGGCTGA
- the pspM gene encoding phage shock envelope stress response protein PspM, which produces MSGTSGRRDFAQFQAKLEKHIERLPDYAQRAQEKLQRYLPPEQGSGAGTRPRVVSQALPVLAEARSKWVAWNSPEARLARSKRRTTRALTLWIMGAVLCVLWVVIGFLGLAGDGGVVDALPGLFGTVVFTTLSVRSGLRLRQLNRTVLPVSAAPPSLPPARSVARAPMRKLAECEATLADLLRQLSEPSALGAAPVPEYSVADARSTAAEAATALRALALRIQTIERARDAAPAGERAALDSAIGTLRAQLDDGVENFAALVAAAGRAVAASSHGLADSRLFLTDATDRLAGLALALRELA; this is translated from the coding sequence ATGTCGGGGACGTCGGGCAGGCGGGACTTCGCGCAGTTCCAGGCGAAGCTGGAAAAGCACATCGAGCGCCTGCCCGACTACGCGCAGCGTGCCCAGGAGAAGCTGCAGCGGTACCTGCCCCCCGAGCAGGGCTCCGGCGCCGGCACCCGGCCCCGGGTGGTGTCCCAGGCGCTGCCGGTGCTGGCGGAGGCCCGCTCGAAGTGGGTGGCGTGGAACTCGCCCGAGGCACGGCTGGCCCGGAGCAAGCGGCGGACGACGCGCGCGCTGACCCTGTGGATCATGGGGGCGGTGCTGTGCGTGCTGTGGGTCGTGATCGGCTTCCTCGGGCTCGCCGGTGACGGGGGCGTGGTCGATGCGCTGCCGGGCCTCTTCGGGACCGTCGTCTTCACGACGCTGTCGGTGCGGTCCGGGCTGCGGCTGCGGCAGCTGAACCGGACGGTGCTGCCGGTCAGCGCGGCGCCGCCGTCGTTGCCGCCGGCCCGTTCGGTGGCGCGTGCTCCGATGCGCAAGCTCGCCGAGTGCGAGGCGACGCTGGCCGACCTGCTGCGGCAGCTGTCCGAGCCGTCGGCGCTGGGGGCCGCGCCGGTGCCGGAGTACTCGGTGGCCGACGCGCGGTCCACGGCCGCGGAGGCGGCCACGGCGCTGCGGGCGCTGGCCCTGCGGATCCAGACGATCGAGCGGGCCCGCGACGCGGCGCCGGCGGGCGAGCGCGCCGCGCTGGACTCCGCGATCGGGACGCTGCGTGCCCAGCTCGACGACGGGGTGGAGAACTTCGCCGCACTGGTTGCCGCGGCGGGCCGCGCCGTGGCCGCCAGCAGCCACGGCCTGGCCGATTCGCGCCTGTTCCTGACCGACGCGACCGACCGGCTCGCCGGGCTGGCGCTGGCACTGCGCGAACTGGCCTGA
- a CDS encoding PspA/IM30 family protein, producing MANPFVKFWKYLMASFSSKIDEHADPKVQIQQAIEEAQRNHQALSQQAAAVIGNQRQLEMKLNRQLAEVEKLQASARQALVLADEARGKGDEQKAQQYEVAAESFATQLVTAEQSIEDLKTLHDQALQAAGQAKQAVERNSAMLQQKLAERTKLLSQLEQAKMQEQVSASLNQMSQLTAPGNTPSLEEVREKIERRYTTALGQAELAQNSVQGRMLEVQQATTQMAGSSRLEQIRASMRGESVAQVTSGSGEKAASPGADIQREIESRVQAEQQQKNQA from the coding sequence ATGGCCAACCCTTTCGTGAAGTTCTGGAAGTACCTCATGGCGTCGTTCTCGTCGAAGATCGACGAGCACGCCGACCCGAAGGTGCAGATCCAGCAGGCCATCGAGGAGGCGCAGCGCAACCACCAGGCGCTCTCCCAGCAGGCCGCCGCGGTGATCGGTAACCAGCGGCAGCTGGAGATGAAGCTCAACCGCCAGCTCGCCGAGGTGGAGAAGCTGCAGGCGTCGGCGCGTCAGGCGCTGGTGCTGGCGGACGAGGCGCGCGGCAAGGGGGACGAGCAGAAGGCGCAGCAGTACGAGGTGGCCGCCGAGTCGTTCGCCACCCAGCTGGTGACGGCCGAGCAGAGCATCGAGGACCTCAAGACGCTGCACGACCAGGCACTGCAGGCCGCCGGCCAGGCGAAGCAGGCCGTCGAGCGCAACTCGGCGATGCTGCAGCAGAAGCTGGCCGAGCGCACCAAGCTGCTCTCGCAGCTGGAGCAGGCGAAGATGCAGGAGCAGGTGTCGGCGTCGCTGAACCAGATGTCGCAGCTCACCGCGCCGGGCAACACCCCGTCGCTGGAGGAGGTGCGGGAGAAGATCGAGCGCCGCTACACCACGGCGCTGGGCCAGGCCGAGCTGGCGCAGAACTCGGTGCAGGGCCGCATGCTCGAGGTGCAGCAGGCCACCACGCAGATGGCCGGCAGCTCGCGGCTGGAGCAGATCCGGGCATCCATGCGGGGCGAGTCGGTGGCGCAGGTGACCTCCGGTTCCGGGGAGAAGGCGGCCTCGCCCGGCGCGGACATCCAGCGTGAGATCGAGTCGCGCGTCCAGGCCGAGCAGCAGCAGAAGAACCAGGCCTGA
- a CDS encoding helix-turn-helix domain-containing protein, translating into MTVLLREAIGDRLRHARTNKRRTLRDISRAAKVSLGYLSEVERGQKEASSELLASICEALELPLAELLRNVAADISALDSVDVPTMAETADGEGRARRSEEPAAPAGRLEGGRLIEGMIGNDLSDLRVSGQRVGPSLRTTIHAPKMVAA; encoded by the coding sequence ATGACCGTGCTCCTGCGCGAGGCGATCGGCGACCGGCTCCGGCATGCCCGCACCAACAAGCGTCGCACGCTGCGCGACATCTCCCGCGCCGCCAAGGTCAGCCTCGGCTACCTGTCCGAGGTGGAGCGCGGGCAGAAGGAGGCGTCCAGCGAGCTGCTGGCGTCCATCTGCGAGGCGCTCGAGCTTCCGCTGGCGGAGCTGCTGCGCAACGTCGCCGCCGACATCTCCGCGCTGGACAGCGTGGACGTGCCGACGATGGCGGAGACCGCCGACGGCGAGGGCCGGGCGCGGCGGAGCGAGGAGCCGGCGGCCCCGGCCGGGCGGCTCGAGGGCGGGCGCCTCATCGAGGGCATGATCGGCAACGACCTGTCGGACCTGCGGGTTTCCGGCCAGCGGGTCGGACCGTCGCTGCGCACCACGATCCACGCACCGAAGATGGTCGCGGCCTGA
- a CDS encoding CinA family protein — protein sequence MIPARAVVAALRRSGQTVATAESLTAGLVTAELTEVPGSSAVVRGGLVVYATDLKAALAGVDPALLAAHGAVHPEVAAQLAEGARQRCGADWGLGLTGVAGPDPQDGVAPGTVHIGLAGPGGRDVRTHRFDGGRDAVRRASVTAALDLLGEHLT from the coding sequence ATGATCCCGGCTCGCGCGGTGGTCGCCGCGCTGCGCCGGTCCGGGCAGACGGTGGCGACCGCGGAGTCCCTGACCGCCGGGCTGGTCACGGCGGAACTGACCGAGGTGCCCGGGTCCAGCGCGGTCGTCCGCGGTGGCCTGGTGGTCTACGCCACCGACCTCAAGGCGGCCCTCGCGGGGGTGGATCCGGCGCTGCTGGCCGCGCACGGCGCGGTGCACCCCGAGGTGGCCGCCCAGCTCGCCGAGGGCGCGCGCCAGCGCTGCGGCGCCGACTGGGGGCTGGGCCTGACCGGGGTGGCCGGGCCGGACCCCCAGGACGGCGTCGCTCCCGGCACCGTGCACATCGGGCTGGCCGGGCCGGGTGGGCGGGACGTCCGCACGCACCGGTTCGACGGCGGCCGGGACGCGGTGCGGCGCGCGTCGGTGACGGCCGCGCTGGACCTGCTGGGGGAACATCTCACTTGA
- the pgsA gene encoding CDP-diacylglycerol--glycerol-3-phosphate 3-phosphatidyltransferase, whose amino-acid sequence MSSAAEESAQAGGAARRPHREPEPTPVPTLNVANLLTLSRLVLVPLFVVALFAGGGADTGWRIGATVLFAVASLTDQVDGWVARRYGLITDFGKIADPIADKALIGAALVGLSLLGELPWWVTVVIAVREIGVTLLRFWVIRHGVIPASRGGKAKTMTQILAIVTFLLPLPDSVLPVRWALMSLAVLLTVVTGADYVVRAVRLRAAARA is encoded by the coding sequence ATGAGCTCCGCGGCGGAGGAGTCGGCCCAGGCGGGCGGGGCGGCTCGCCGGCCGCATCGTGAGCCCGAGCCGACGCCGGTGCCCACGCTCAACGTGGCGAACCTGCTGACCCTGTCCCGGCTCGTCCTGGTCCCGCTGTTCGTGGTGGCGCTGTTCGCCGGCGGCGGCGCGGACACCGGATGGCGGATCGGGGCGACCGTCCTGTTCGCCGTCGCCTCGCTCACCGACCAGGTGGACGGCTGGGTCGCGCGCCGCTACGGGCTGATCACCGACTTCGGCAAGATCGCCGACCCCATCGCCGACAAGGCCTTGATCGGCGCCGCGCTGGTGGGCCTGAGCCTGCTCGGCGAGTTGCCCTGGTGGGTGACGGTGGTGATCGCGGTCCGCGAGATCGGTGTGACGCTGCTGCGGTTCTGGGTGATCCGGCACGGCGTGATCCCGGCCAGCCGTGGCGGCAAGGCCAAGACGATGACCCAGATCCTGGCGATCGTGACCTTCCTGCTGCCGTTGCCGGACAGCGTGCTGCCGGTGCGGTGGGCCCTGATGAGCCTGGCGGTGCTGCTGACGGTGGTGACCGGCGCCGACTACGTCGTGCGTGCGGTGCGGCTGCGCGCGGCGGCGCGGGCATGA
- the rimO gene encoding 30S ribosomal protein S12 methylthiotransferase RimO: MSSAATGSPGRRVSLLTLGCARNEVDSEELAGRLAEGGWELAAEPEGSDVIVVNTCGFVESAKKDSVDTLLAAADTGAKVVAVGCMAERYGTELAESLPEAHAVLGFDHYHDLAARLDDVAAGRTVASHTPGDRRKLLPITPVERSAATDDVSIPGHGWGPRVLRTRLSDSPVAALKIASGCDRRCSFCAIPSFRGSFVSRHPDEIVAEAAWLAGQGVKELFLVSENSTSYGKDLGRDLGGTRALERLLPRLAGLDGVERVRVSYLQPAETRPDLVRVIATTPGVAPYFDMSFQHSSETVLRRMRRFGSTKSFLALIQQIREYAPEAGIRSNVIVGFPGETEDDVAELEHFLTEAGLDAVGVFGYSDEDGTEAESFDGKVDPEVVAERVARVSALVEELTAQRAEDRVGEIVDVLVEEAGADEVSGRAAHQAPEVDGACVILDGEGLEVGRMVRCRVVDTAGVDLLVEPDSGP, from the coding sequence GTGTCTTCTGCCGCCACCGGATCTCCCGGCCGTCGTGTCTCCCTGTTGACGCTGGGCTGCGCCCGCAACGAGGTGGACTCCGAGGAGCTGGCCGGCCGGCTGGCCGAGGGCGGCTGGGAGCTGGCCGCCGAACCGGAGGGCAGCGACGTCATCGTCGTCAACACCTGCGGTTTCGTGGAGTCGGCGAAGAAGGACTCGGTCGACACGCTGCTGGCCGCCGCCGACACCGGTGCGAAGGTCGTGGCGGTCGGCTGCATGGCCGAGCGCTACGGCACCGAGCTGGCGGAGAGCCTGCCGGAGGCCCACGCGGTGCTGGGGTTCGACCACTACCACGACCTGGCCGCCCGCCTCGACGACGTCGCGGCCGGGCGGACGGTCGCCTCGCACACGCCGGGCGACCGGCGCAAGCTGCTGCCGATCACCCCGGTCGAGCGGTCCGCCGCCACCGACGACGTGTCCATCCCCGGTCACGGCTGGGGCCCGCGCGTGCTGCGCACCAGGCTGTCGGACTCGCCGGTCGCCGCGCTGAAGATCGCCTCCGGCTGCGACCGGCGCTGCTCGTTCTGCGCGATCCCGTCGTTCCGCGGCTCGTTCGTCTCGCGCCACCCCGACGAGATCGTCGCCGAGGCGGCGTGGCTGGCCGGGCAGGGCGTGAAGGAACTGTTCCTGGTCAGCGAGAACTCCACCTCCTACGGCAAGGACCTCGGCCGCGACCTGGGTGGCACCCGCGCGCTGGAGCGGCTGCTGCCGCGGCTGGCCGGACTCGACGGTGTCGAGCGGGTGCGGGTGTCCTACTTGCAGCCCGCCGAGACCCGGCCCGATCTGGTCCGCGTGATCGCGACGACGCCGGGTGTGGCGCCCTACTTCGACATGTCCTTCCAGCACTCGAGCGAGACGGTGCTGCGCCGGATGCGCCGGTTCGGCTCCACGAAGTCGTTCCTCGCGCTGATCCAGCAGATCCGCGAGTACGCGCCGGAGGCGGGCATCCGAAGCAACGTCATCGTCGGCTTCCCGGGGGAGACCGAGGACGACGTCGCCGAGCTCGAACACTTCCTCACCGAGGCCGGCCTGGACGCGGTGGGCGTGTTCGGCTACTCCGACGAGGACGGCACCGAGGCGGAGAGCTTCGACGGCAAGGTCGACCCGGAGGTGGTCGCCGAACGCGTCGCGCGGGTGTCCGCCCTGGTCGAGGAGCTGACCGCGCAGCGCGCCGAGGACCGCGTCGGCGAGATCGTCGACGTGCTGGTCGAGGAAGCCGGCGCGGACGAGGTCTCCGGTCGTGCCGCGCACCAGGCGCCCGAGGTCGACGGGGCGTGCGTGATCCTGGACGGCGAGGGCCTCGAGGTGGGCCGGATGGTGCGCTGCCGCGTCGTCGACACCGCGGGTGTCGACCTGCTCGTCGAGCCGGACTCCGGCCCATGA
- a CDS encoding amino-acid N-acetyltransferase, which translates to MHGDPSPTVEIRRARIADVRKIKALVDADAGRVLLEKELVTLYEDMQEFWVADLGGEHGDIVGCGALHVLWEDLAEIRTVAVDKRMRGLGIGHRIVAQLISHARELGLRRIFVLTFETSFFGRHGFREIDGTPVPGPVYEEMRRSVDPGVAEFLELPYAKPNTLGNTRMLLEL; encoded by the coding sequence GTGCACGGTGATCCTTCCCCTACCGTCGAGATCCGGCGGGCCCGGATCGCGGACGTCCGCAAGATCAAGGCTCTGGTGGACGCGGACGCCGGCCGGGTGCTCCTGGAGAAGGAGCTCGTCACCCTGTACGAGGACATGCAGGAGTTCTGGGTCGCCGACCTCGGCGGCGAGCACGGGGACATCGTCGGCTGCGGCGCGCTGCACGTCCTGTGGGAGGACCTCGCCGAGATCCGCACCGTCGCGGTGGACAAACGGATGCGCGGCCTGGGCATCGGGCACCGGATCGTCGCACAGCTGATCTCGCACGCGCGTGAGCTCGGGCTGCGCCGCATCTTCGTGCTCACCTTCGAGACCAGTTTCTTCGGCAGGCACGGGTTCCGCGAGATCGACGGCACGCCCGTGCCGGGACCGGTGTACGAGGAGATGCGCCGCTCGGTCGACCCGGGCGTGGCCGAGTTCCTCGAACTCCCTTACGCCAAGCCGAACACGCTCGGCAACACGCGCATGCTCCTGGAGCTGTGA